GGCTCTGGTTTACCCAAGGGGAAGGGGAGCAGGCGGCCCTGGGCTGGGCTGATGCCGCCAGGGCTTACCAGCAGGCCGGAGCCGTGAAAAAGGCCCATACCAGTCGCCTCAGCCAAGGCCAGGCCCTACAGGCGGCAGGCTTCTACCGCCGTAGTCTGGAGGTGCTCTCGCGGCTCAGGGACGAACTGGCCTCCCAACCCGACAGTCTTACCGCCGTGATTACCCGGCGTACCCTAGGAGACGCCCTGCGGGTGACCGGCGACCTCACCCAGGCCGAGCAACAGTTGCAGGCCAGCCTGGCCATGGCCCAACGGTTACAGCTGCCCGATGCGGTTAGCCTGGCCCAGCGGGGGTTGGGGGATATCGCCAAGTTACGGGATGGCCGGAGTCGTCCCGAGGCAGCCCTGGCTGCCTATGAGCAGGCCTTTGCCACCGCCCAATCGCCGTTGCCCCAGCTGCAGGCCCGGCTGCAGCAGCTGGATTTGCTGATCACCTCGGGCCAATGGCTAGAGGCCCATCGCCTGGGGGCACCGCTGTGGGATCTAATCGAGGCCCTGCCTCCGGGACGATCCAGCCTCTACGCCCGCATCGACTTCGGCCGCCACCTAGTGGCCCTGCGCCAGGCCACGACCCAGGCCCTGACCCAACAGCAGACCCCAGCCCCCTTCTGGTACGTACTCAACAAGAAATTGCCCCCGACCACGGAGATCGCCACCCTACTGCTGACGACGCGGCAGCAGGCCCAAACTTTGGGGCATGCCCAGGCAGAGGCCTATGCCCTGGGGGAACTGGCCGCCCTCTACGAACAGACCCAGCAGTGGGACATTGCCGCCGACCTGGCCCAAGCGGCCCTGGTTTTGGCCCAGAGCCACAACGCCGCCGCCGTGGTCTATCGGCTGCAGTCGCAGCTGGGGCGAATTCAGCTGGCCCAGGGAGACCGCCGGGCCGCCATCAAGGCCTATAGCGCCTCGGTCGACACCCTGCAGGCCGTGCGCCAGGACGTGGTGGCGGTGAGTTCTGAGGCCCAGTATTCTTTCCAACAGAGCGTTGAGCCCATCTATCGGGAGCTGGTGACCCTACTGCTGGACAGCGAGGAGCCCAGCCAGGCCGAGCTGAAGCAGGCCCGGGAAGTGATCGAGTCGTTGCAATTGGCCGAGCTGGATAACTTTTTCCGGGAGGCCTGCCTCAGCGCCGAAACGGTGGAGATCGACCAGCTGGACACTCAGGCAGCGGTGCTGTATCCGATCATCTTGCCGAATCGCCTGGATGTGGTGATCAGCCTGCCCGATCGGCAGTTCACCCATTTTCCGGTGTCGATTGATCCCCAGGCGTTCCAGCAGACTCTGGAGCAATTGCAGCAGGCCGTCTCTGACTCCCGATCTGATACCCGATCCGTCGAGGTGCGACCAGACCCTGGGGCGGTGCCGCCCCTGCTGCCCCCGGCCCAGCAACTCTACGATTGGCTGATCCGCCCGGCAGAAGCGGCTCTGGAAGCCGCCAATACCGAGACCCTAGTATTTGTGCTGGATGGTCGCCTGCGCGATGTGCCCATGGCCGTGCTCCACGACGGGGAGCAGTATTTGCTGGAGAACTATGCGATCGCATTGACCCCAGGACTCCAGTTACTGGACCCCCGGCCCCTACCCCACGGCGACCTCAGCGTCATCGCCGCCGGTCTCTCCCAAGTGGGGGAGGCCTCGGCTCGAGAGAATCTGGGCGGGTTGCCCTTCGTGGAGCAAGAAGTCGAGACGATTCAGCAGTATCTGCCCAGCAACGTGTTGCTGAACCAAGACTTTAACGTCAATAACTTCGAGACCCAGGTGGGCACCCTGCCCGCTCCCATCGTGCATCTGGCCACCCACGGCAAATTCAGCTCCAGCTTGCAAGACACCTACGTGCTCACCTGGGATGACAAACTCACCGCCGATGAATTCAGCAATCTGCTCCTGGCCAGCGAATTGAGTCGCCAGCGTCCCGTAGAGCTGCTGGTGTTGAGTGCCTGCGAAACTGCTGCCGGGGACGATCGGGCGGTGCTGGGCTTGGCCGGGATTGCCATTCGTTCCGGTGCCCGCAGCACCCTGGCCACCCTCTGGCAGGTGAGCGATCCGGCTACGGCTCAGCTAATGGGCCAGTTCTACCAAACCTTGAGCCAGACCCAGACCACCAAGGCCGAAGCCATTCGCCAGGCCCAATTGAGCCTGCTGCATAGCGGTGACTACAGTCATCCCTATTACTGGGCGGCCTTTGTGCTGGTAGGCAATTGGTTGTGATACCTAAACAGTTGATGGATACCTTGCCTAGAAAAGACTTCGGAAGAATCGGCAGTTGAGCGATCAGCTATGTCCTACAGCATTTCCTTTCTGGGTGAGGTACAGCTTATCCCCTGAGGTCAAGGGTTTCATGGCTATCCTCACACCTGACTAGATTCAGAAACGCTGTAAGCTAACCAGCAAATACTGAAT
This portion of the Halomicronema hongdechloris C2206 genome encodes:
- a CDS encoding CHAT domain-containing protein, which gives rise to MAHWFRSRQWRWGRRLLLALMALLLLVQPGMATAPVTPVEPALVQGTSPTTLEQQARDLYDSGQFLAAAAHFQQAATAYEARGDILGAATLFTNAALAAQQGGDWSLAQRTSTQALVLVESVAAEGRTAADWLALGSALDVRSRLWFTQGEGEQAALGWADAARAYQQAGAVKKAHTSRLSQGQALQAAGFYRRSLEVLSRLRDELASQPDSLTAVITRRTLGDALRVTGDLTQAEQQLQASLAMAQRLQLPDAVSLAQRGLGDIAKLRDGRSRPEAALAAYEQAFATAQSPLPQLQARLQQLDLLITSGQWLEAHRLGAPLWDLIEALPPGRSSLYARIDFGRHLVALRQATTQALTQQQTPAPFWYVLNKKLPPTTEIATLLLTTRQQAQTLGHAQAEAYALGELAALYEQTQQWDIAADLAQAALVLAQSHNAAAVVYRLQSQLGRIQLAQGDRRAAIKAYSASVDTLQAVRQDVVAVSSEAQYSFQQSVEPIYRELVTLLLDSEEPSQAELKQAREVIESLQLAELDNFFREACLSAETVEIDQLDTQAAVLYPIILPNRLDVVISLPDRQFTHFPVSIDPQAFQQTLEQLQQAVSDSRSDTRSVEVRPDPGAVPPLLPPAQQLYDWLIRPAEAALEAANTETLVFVLDGRLRDVPMAVLHDGEQYLLENYAIALTPGLQLLDPRPLPHGDLSVIAAGLSQVGEASARENLGGLPFVEQEVETIQQYLPSNVLLNQDFNVNNFETQVGTLPAPIVHLATHGKFSSSLQDTYVLTWDDKLTADEFSNLLLASELSRQRPVELLVLSACETAAGDDRAVLGLAGIAIRSGARSTLATLWQVSDPATAQLMGQFYQTLSQTQTTKAEAIRQAQLSLLHSGDYSHPYYWAAFVLVGNWL